The window cctgggtgtgttcttgtgtgtatttttaagtttcccttctctgtaaatcttttaccacaaactgagcatgaaaatggtttgtcacctgggtgtgttcttgtgtgtatttttaagcttcctttctctgtaaatcttttaccacaaactgaacacgaaaatggtttttcacctttgtgggttcttgtgtgtatttgtaaaacgtgcttatgagaaaaggctttaccacaaactgaacacgaatatggtttttcacctgtgtgtgttcttgtgtgtatttttaagcttcccttctttgtaaatcttttaccacaaactgagcatgaaaatggtttgtcacctgggtgtgttcttgtgtgtatttttaagcttcctttctctgtaaatcttttaccacaaactgagaaagcaaatggtttttcacctgtgtgtgttcttgcatgactatttaagcttcctttctgggtaaatcttttaccacaaactgaacacgaaaatggtttttcaccagtgtgggttcttgtgtgtattcgtaaaacttgcttatgagaaaaggctttaccgcaaactgaacacgaaaatggtttttcaccagtgtgggttcttgcatgaattgttaagtgtcccttctgtgtgaatgtttgaccacaaactgaacacgaaaatggtttttcaccagagtgggttcttgtgtgcctttttaaggttcccttctctgtaaatcttttaccacaaactgagcatgaaaatggtttgtcacctgtgtgtgttcttgcatgactatttaagtgtcccttctctgtaaatcttttaccacaaaatgTACATgagaagggtttctccccagtgtggctcctcatatgtgttttcaaagtagactttttcccaaaggtttttccacactgagagcatttccagagtttgccgtccttaagaccttcattgtcataaaccAAGTCTTCGCtgtctgataacggagcaattaaattgtctgcttgcccttctgctgagttGGCGTtcggaggctccgcccctctgccggccacgcccagatcatcttcgctcttgaaaggctcaccagttgacacggtgacatcttcttcctcctttttgatttgctgttgagggaactctggctcctcctctttaatttggggtaatgttaaggtgtgtgcaggctccgcccctctgctggtcacggcCAGATccacttcactcttgaaaggctcaccagttgacacggtgacatcttcttcctcctttttgatttgctgttgagggaactctggctcctcctctttaatttggggtaatgttaaggtgtgtgcaggctccgcccctctgctggtcacgcccagatccacttcactcttgaaaggctcaccagttgacacggtgacatcttcttcctcctttttgatttgctgttgagggaactctggctcctcctctttaatttggggtaatgttaaggtgtgtgcaggctccgcccctctgctggtcacgcccagatccacttcactcttgaaaggctcaccagttgacacggtgacatcttcttcctccattttgatttgctgttgagggaactctggctcctcctctttaatttggggtaacgttaaggtgtgtgaaggctccgcccctctgctggtcacgcccagatcctcttccctcttcaggaattcaccaaatgaccaggtgacatcatcttccttcttgattggaagtcgctcgtctctcatttgttgttgagggaactctggcccctcctctttaatttgggggagctcaagttcctttttaaggccaacagactctttcccatcaggaccaagatattctctgaaacctgcaaagacacgaaaataaatgatatgtttcataatctgtctatccaaagagaagtcctttaggttagactgggaatgtaaagtcttatacttatatcggcggtggttaggctcgtaacatgacattaacttcaaatttaactgaaatcaactcaaatgactatacacacccacacatatttgaccaccatctcaataagctcgtatctccaatttgtttcatttctcaaggaaaaaaattgctcggaaattagctcgtttctcaaatttctcgtaaattgggacactggtatgtcaaggtattcctgtaatatgcaggctgccacagcaaatgtttagtTAACAAGCAATAATTATAGCACTtgcgggtgacccgcattgtaatcaacagtttgaggaaaacagagttcaccttcaaaattaaagtacaattaagagcacacctacacatttcaatgtttaaaaatgttttgttgtattaaaccaaaaggattctttaatctcatctcattttctgaaccgctttatcctcatcagagtcgggggggggtgctggagcctatcccagctgactttgggccagaggggggggggggggggcaccctgaattgttggccagccaatcgcagggcacaacaagacagacaaccattcacgctcacactcatacctaggagcaatttagagtttccaatcagcctaccatgtgtttag is drawn from Stigmatopora argus isolate UIUO_Sarg chromosome 20, RoL_Sarg_1.0, whole genome shotgun sequence and contains these coding sequences:
- the LOC144065974 gene encoding uncharacterized protein LOC144065974 isoform X1, which codes for MSARTQLPKLQEELFEVKQEHSTHEQSTVCNITHEKVVLHRLEGFREYLGPDGKESVGLKKELELPQIKEEGPEFPQQQMRDERLPIKKEDDVTWSFGEFLKREEDLGVTSRGAEPSHTLTLPQIKEEEPEFPQQQIKMEEEDVTVSTGEPFKSEVDLGVTSRGAEPAHTLTLPQIKEEEPEFPQQQIKKEEEDVTVSTGEPFKSEVDLGVTSRGAEPAHTLTLPQIKEEEPEFPQQQIKKEEEDVTVSTGEPFKSEVDLAVTSRGAEPAHTLTLPQIKEEEPEFPQQQIKKEEEDVTVSTGEPFKSEDDLGVAGRGAEPPNANSAEGQADNLIAPLSDSEDLVYDNEGLKDGKLWKCSQCGKTFGKKSTLKTHMRSHTGEKPFSCTFCGKRFTEKGHLNSHARTHTGDKPFSCSVCGKRFTEKGTLKRHTRTHSGEKPFSCSVCGQTFTQKGHLTIHARTHTGEKPFSCSVCGKAFSHKQVLRIHTRTHTGEKPFSCSVCGKRFTQKGSLNSHARTHTGEKPFAFSVCGKRFTEKGSLKIHTRTHPGDKPFSCSVCGKRFTKKGSLKIHTRTHTGEKPYSCSVCGKAFSHKHVLQIHTRTHKGEKPFSCSVCGKRFTEKGSLKIHTRTHPGDKPFSCSVCGKRFTEKGNLKIHTRTHPGDKPFSCSVCGKRFKKKGILKMHTRTHSSEKPFSCSVCGQRFTQKGSLKIHTRTHTGEKPFSCSVCGQTFTQKGHLTIHARTHTGEKPFSCSVCGKAFSHKHVLQIHTRTHTGEKPFSCSVCGQRFTHKQSLKMHTRTHTGEKPFACSVCGKRFTEKGSLKIHTRTHPGDKPFSCSVCGERFTKKGNLKRHTRTHTGEKPFSCSVCGQTFSQRRSLKKHLLTHTGEQCFPAQSLATDSLQQPN
- the LOC144065974 gene encoding uncharacterized protein LOC144065974 isoform X2; amino-acid sequence: MHAKVVLHRLQGFREYLGPDGKESVGLKKELELPQIKEEGPEFPQQQMRDERLPIKKEDDVTWSFGEFLKREEDLGVTSRGAEPSHTLTLPQIKEEEPEFPQQQIKMEEEDVTVSTGEPFKSEVDLGVTSRGAEPAHTLTLPQIKEEEPEFPQQQIKKEEEDVTVSTGEPFKSEVDLGVTSRGAEPAHTLTLPQIKEEEPEFPQQQIKKEEEDVTVSTGEPFKSEVDLAVTSRGAEPAHTLTLPQIKEEEPEFPQQQIKKEEEDVTVSTGEPFKSEDDLGVAGRGAEPPNANSAEGQADNLIAPLSDSEDLVYDNEGLKDGKLWKCSQCGKTFGKKSTLKTHMRSHTGEKPFSCTFCGKRFTEKGHLNSHARTHTGDKPFSCSVCGKRFTEKGTLKRHTRTHSGEKPFSCSVCGQTFTQKGHLTIHARTHTGEKPFSCSVCGKAFSHKQVLRIHTRTHTGEKPFSCSVCGKRFTQKGSLNSHARTHTGEKPFAFSVCGKRFTEKGSLKIHTRTHPGDKPFSCSVCGKRFTKKGSLKIHTRTHTGEKPYSCSVCGKAFSHKHVLQIHTRTHKGEKPFSCSVCGKRFTEKGSLKIHTRTHPGDKPFSCSVCGKRFTEKGNLKIHTRTHPGDKPFSCSVCGKRFKKKGILKMHTRTHSSEKPFSCSVCGQRFTQKGSLKIHTRTHTGEKPFSCSVCGQTFTQKGHLTIHARTHTGEKPFSCSVCGKAFSHKHVLQIHTRTHTGEKPFSCSVCGQRFTHKQSLKMHTRTHTGEKPFACSVCGKRFTEKGSLKIHTRTHPGDKPFSCSVCGERFTKKGNLKRHTRTHTGEKPFSCSVCGQTFSQRRSLKKHLLTHTGEQCFPAQSLATDSLQQPN